The Acinetobacter calcoaceticus sequence CTGACAATTTCAACGATGAGTCTTTATTCCATCGGTTAAAGTACAAACACCAACGTAAAGTGTGTCGGAGGTCTCAAAATGGAGATGCCAACATGGTCGTTCTTGGTCATTGCCATCATTTTGGCAGTGGTGATCGGAAGAGCAGGAACTTTACTCAGGGAACATCTTAGCAAAGTTAATTTTAACAAAGTTAAGAGACAGAGGATGCAAGGTCGTCGATCAGTCAATTATTAAATTGGTTAGTCGATTAATTCCATCAAGTGTCCAGTTTATAACTGGGTGCGATTGTAGTAAGGAGGTCTCTCATGGAGATTTCAATGTGGATGTTTCTGTTAATTGCAGTGCTTATGGCTGTGGTAGTAGGAAGAGCAGGAACTTTACTTAAGGATTATCTAGAACAAAAATAATATAAGCCGTTAAAAGCTTATCTCAGTTAATAAGTAGCATGTGCTGAACCGTCGCAATGCTACTTTTTTTTGCCTAAAATTTCTTTTTTCTGAAAAAACTGTCAATTTTATCTACTGTGAAGTATGTCAAAGTATAAGCGCTACAATTAGAGTAATTACTCTTTTATTCAAGATATGCATCTGCTAATGTACATCTGAAAAGGAAAAAACAAATTACATAGAGGACAGGAAGATGTCTAAAGTCCAAAAAATAAGCCAAGGTTTGGCGGTAAGTTTTCTAGCAGCTTCAGTTTTATCAGGTTGTTCATACGTCGTGAAAACCGGAGCAAATGTTGCTTTAGGTTTTACGGAAAAGCACGTCGTTCCGCCTATTCTAGCAATGCAAGATGCTGAAATGGTTTGTAATACGGGTAGTGCATTAACACCTGCAATCATGTCTACTAAAGGTATGGGTGCAGATCCAACGCGTATTGCTGTATTAATGTATGCCGCATCAGGTGTATGTGCAGAGAACCAAGCGTTAGAACAGGAATTACGTTATTTACGTGCATCAAAAGCAGGTCAAGTAACCGAAGCTCAAGATGCTCGTATTGCCCAGAAACGTTGGGCAGCCATTGCTGCTGAGCGTCAATATACGGGCTATAAGTTGTTTGCTGATCGTTGGGAATCTAAATATAAATATCATTTAGGTGATTCTTGCCCAACTATGCGTAGTGATACTGATCAAACTGTTTATCTACTTGGAATGATTAGTGGCCTTCAGGCTGTAACCAATGACATTAACTCTGGTGGTGCAGTCAATGTTCCAAAAGATATTGCTGCTATTGTAGAGCGTGGCATGGTCTGTCTAGATAATGAAAAATTCTGGGGCGCACCTAACGCAACGCGTGCTGTGATCTGGACTTTATTACCAGGTGCTGATGAAGGGAAACCTGACCCATATCAAACGTTAAAACAATCAGTACAAATTGGTGAACAAAAAGGTGTTCGCTTGTCTCATGCTTTGTATGCGGTAGCTGCTCAAGCAAGTGGTGATGATGCAAAAATCCGTGATGCATTAAGATTATATGCGGCATCTCAAGCTGATGATAAGCCTGTCAATCCGAACTTTAAGTTAATCGATAGTATGGCAGGTCTGATTATACGCGGGATTTCTGACCGTTACTGGACTGAGCATACTGGTGTGCGTACTGGAGATGATGGTATGTCACATTTCTGGGACGATAAGAATGAAGGTGCAGCAGAGCTAGATGAATTATTTAATGGAGGGGCCGCATCTGAAGCTCCTGCAGACTCATCTGCTCCACAAGCAGCGCAGTAAAATATTTGAAAGGTTAACTTCTTGCGAGACTGTTGTTAAGTTTTACAATAGTAGCAAGAAGTTTAATTTCAAGGAGTGTGCCATGAAGGATCATGTACTGAATCATAAAGTGCTTTTGGTCGCAGTGTGCATTTCTGTGTCTGCCTGTCTACAAGTATTTCCTGATACCTTTATTTATTGGCGCGAAAGTTTACTTGGTGAATTCTGGCGTTTATGGACTGGACATTGGGTACACGTTGGGTGGATCCATTTCTTTTTAAATATGATGGCATTCGCCTGTTTACCGTTCATCTTCCCGCATACCAAAGCGTGGCATCTTTTAAGTCTGCTTTTTCTTTTGCCACCGTTCATTAGTTTGGTTTTCTATTTTTATTTACCTTATATCGAGGCATATGCTGGTTTGTCTGGTGTTTTACATGGGCTGTATACAGCAGTTGCTTTAGTTTACTTGCAATATCGTAAAGAACGGAATTTTGCTTTTCTGGTTTTAGGATTAATTATTGCAAAACTGATATGGGAAAATACCTTTGGGCAAACAGGAACAGCCCAGTTAATAGGAAGTCCGGTTTTAACTGAAGCTCACTTATATGGAGCAATTGGTGGCGCAATCTTTGGGGGCTGCTATTGGCTTGCTCAAAGATTAAAAAAGAAATATTGACAATACAAACTGTTAAAAAAGTGATTTTAGTCATTCTTTATTAATAAAGTTTGATGCAAATTTGATCGTTGAATAAAGGGATTGGTAGAAGGGGGATGGAATTAACCCCTGACCAAGAAAATTGCATGACTCAAGCTCCTGTTTTTCAGGTTTTTGAGAGAACAAAATTGGAATATTTATGCAAGAATATCAAGAAAAAAGATCTGGATTAGGTCTGTTGGGTTATATCTGGAACGAATGGATCTCAACATTTGTCATCCTCACTCTGCTATTAATGACTCTAATCATTGGTACTGGGGAAATGATCCACGGGCAATTATTACGTATCGGGGAGCGTCTTTATGGTGACCCTGCGGTAGGTATGCAATATTCATTTTTGCGTGCCGAACCTGAAAAGCCGACTTGTGATCGACATCCAAATATTGATGCTCAAGTAAAAGAACAAATGAAAGCGAATGCATCTGATGATTTCTCGAGTTTCTTTGGTGCAGCATCGGAAAGTGATGTCCGTGCATCACTACTCGCTGCGCAGCAACAATGTGACGAGAAATATCAGACATATGACAAGACGATTAAATATATCGAAGCTAACCCTGGGGTGCGTACTTACCGTGCTGTCGAAACAGGTTTCTTTGGTATTTTTAAATTTGGTACAGAGAATCGTGCCATTTTACTTATTTTTATGGTTTTGATTTCTGCGATTACGGCATCGTTAAAATTTCACCATATTGGCTTACGTAATCCGGCAACAAAAATAGATTACAAAGTCTATTCCATCTTTATGGTGATTGGTAATGCCTTACTCAGTACCTCTGTAATCAGTCAGTATCGTTCAGTTATTAATTCTGGGGTAATACCTACCTATGAAACAGTAACTATTTACTGGATATGGATGATTCTATTTGTTGTTCTGACTTTAATTAGTCTTTATCAACTATTTGTTTCACCACCAGCAAAGCGTGAAGGCGGTAATATTGGTTTAGCCTTATTAAGTGTGCCTTTATATGCTTACATGGCTTTGATTACGGGTATCGTATTTACATTCTTCATGGATTATCCAATGGGGCAAGGGATTTACCTTGGTTTATTGGTTGAGTTTTCAGGTATTTTCCTAAACCTTGCCTTGTTTATTTGGGCAGGTATGCTCCTAACTCAAACACGCGTTATGGATTTATTCCTTAATGTTCTCCGTCCATGGAATTTGGCACCAGAAACCCTAACATGGTTAATTCTAATTGCAGCTGCGGTACCAACGGCTTATACAGGCGCATCAGGTATCTTCGTTATTGCGGCAGGTGCGATTATTTATAAAGAAGTCTGGAATGCGGGTGCTCGCCGTCAATATGCATTGGCTGTATCCGCAATGTCAGGTTCTTTAGGGGTGGTGGTACGCCCATGTCTACTGGTCGTTTTAATTGCAATGCTTGATAGCCGTCATGTAACGTCTGATGAGTTATTTAGCCATGGTGTTTATGTATTTTGGTTAACAGCATTTATTTTCTTGGGTGTTTCATTACTACTGGCTGAAGAAAAATTCCGTGTGAATTCGCCGAAAGTTGCGATTCCGGGTATGTTACGTGCCTTTGTACCCGTGATTCCATACATTCTGATTACTGTTGTTGTTCTTGCAATCTATAAATATGCGCTAGACACAGGAATGAATGAATTTACTGCACCAGTAATTTTACCATTAGTCCTGATCGCAATGATCTTGTATGACAAATTGGTGTCTACAAAAGAAGCTCCTGCAATCAATATTCATGAAGCAATTGTTCGTGAACATGAACAAAAATCACCATTCTTGCAGTCACATGATCCGCATAGTTCTCAATTCCGTCTTGGTTTTGGTGGAGCACTTCGTTTTGCAACCTCAGAAACAGTCGGCCATATTGGTGCACTAATTATCTTGATGGCATTGTCTGCAAGTGTAGGTGGTTTAATTGAACGCTCTGAAGTGGTTGAATTATTGCCGACTCATTTAGGCAGTATTTATATATCTCTGGCGTGTATTGCACTATTGCTTGCCATTATTGGTATGTGTACAGATCCATTTGGTGCTGTAATTTTAGTTGCTGCAACTATTGCTCCTGTGGCATACGAAAATGGTATTCATCCAATCCACTTCTGGATGATTGTGTTGGTTGCATTCGAGTTTGGTTATGTAACGCCGCCAGTAGCCTTGAATCATCTCTTAACGCGGTTGTCCGTCGGAGATGATGAAGTTAATGCGGCGGATGCTGAAGCTAAGCAGAAATATACAAGTTTCTACTACCGTTATGAGCGTTGGTTATTACCAATTATTGTCTTGTTCTCATCATTGGTATTGGTTACTTATGTACCGTATG is a genomic window containing:
- the rrtA gene encoding rhombosortase, with protein sequence MKDHVLNHKVLLVAVCISVSACLQVFPDTFIYWRESLLGEFWRLWTGHWVHVGWIHFFLNMMAFACLPFIFPHTKAWHLLSLLFLLPPFISLVFYFYLPYIEAYAGLSGVLHGLYTAVALVYLQYRKERNFAFLVLGLIIAKLIWENTFGQTGTAQLIGSPVLTEAHLYGAIGGAIFGGCYWLAQRLKKKY
- a CDS encoding TRAP transporter large permease subunit; protein product: MQEYQEKRSGLGLLGYIWNEWISTFVILTLLLMTLIIGTGEMIHGQLLRIGERLYGDPAVGMQYSFLRAEPEKPTCDRHPNIDAQVKEQMKANASDDFSSFFGAASESDVRASLLAAQQQCDEKYQTYDKTIKYIEANPGVRTYRAVETGFFGIFKFGTENRAILLIFMVLISAITASLKFHHIGLRNPATKIDYKVYSIFMVIGNALLSTSVISQYRSVINSGVIPTYETVTIYWIWMILFVVLTLISLYQLFVSPPAKREGGNIGLALLSVPLYAYMALITGIVFTFFMDYPMGQGIYLGLLVEFSGIFLNLALFIWAGMLLTQTRVMDLFLNVLRPWNLAPETLTWLILIAAAVPTAYTGASGIFVIAAGAIIYKEVWNAGARRQYALAVSAMSGSLGVVVRPCLLVVLIAMLDSRHVTSDELFSHGVYVFWLTAFIFLGVSLLLAEEKFRVNSPKVAIPGMLRAFVPVIPYILITVVVLAIYKYALDTGMNEFTAPVILPLVLIAMILYDKLVSTKEAPAINIHEAIVREHEQKSPFLQSHDPHSSQFRLGFGGALRFATSETVGHIGALIILMALSASVGGLIERSEVVELLPTHLGSIYISLACIALLLAIIGMCTDPFGAVILVAATIAPVAYENGIHPIHFWMIVLVAFEFGYVTPPVALNHLLTRLSVGDDEVNAADAEAKQKYTSFYYRYERWLLPIIVLFSSLVLVTYVPYVFKLFDWYK